Proteins co-encoded in one Fusarium musae strain F31 chromosome 3, whole genome shotgun sequence genomic window:
- a CDS encoding hypothetical protein (EggNog:ENOG41) — MSAPADSTMSGGKAAPVETSRLEQPNDAVAMENIAQSSEQAPADHASESADKTVLTEPAPSSPAPATSENADNSAATTAASSKGKEKDAAAPPPPPTKQDSNLGIGPAVDDIREISGGSSDGPVCNITLLLTSGSRHPYKIDAKYLSRRSVDIPDQTESGLPDPFSISVYTLKELILREWRSDWEAKPASPSSIRLIHFGKLLDDKEQLKSRARRRPETRSIIC; from the coding sequence ATGTCGGCTCCAGCGGACTCCACCATGAGCGGTGGTAAGGCTGCGCCTGTTGAAACTTCACGGCTCGAACAGCCTAACGATGCGGTAGCCATGGAAAACATTGCCCAATCCTCCGAGCAGGCGCCCGCCGATCACGCATCCGAATCCGCCGATAAGACCGTTTTAACTGAACCAGCACCGTCTTCTCCTGCGCCAGCTACATCCGAGAACGCCGATAACTCTGCAGCCACTACTGCAGCCTCATCgaagggaaaagagaaagatgcagctgctcctcctcctccacctacTAAGCAAGACTCGAATCTGGGTATCGGACCTGCTGTGGACGACATCAGAGAAATTTCAGGGGGCTCTTCCGACGGACCCGTTTGCAACATTACCCTTCTCCTTACTTCAGGAAGCCGACATCCGTACAAGATTGATGCCAAGTACTTGAGTCGGAGGAGCGTGGATATCCCAGACCAGACGGAGAGTGGCCTTCCGGATCCCTTCAGTATCAGCGTTTATACCCTCAAAGAATTGATATTGCGCGAATGGCGAAGTGATTGGGAGGCAAAGCCAGCAAGTCCCAGCAGCATTAGGCTGATTCATTTCGGAAAGCTCCTCGATGATAAGGAGCAATTGAAAAGTAGGGCTCGCCGTCGACCTGAGACAAGGAGCATCATTTGCTAA
- a CDS encoding hypothetical protein (EggNog:ENOG41~BUSCO:EOG09262G8Y), whose translation MRPIPTRPPIIRIANGTFYRHHPNSASSRPNPPLFSDLSFELASTSNAPRNWCIVGPSLSGKTTFLQALRGRFLCEPPIARSYPYLSTEEVPKRLRTPQKAIEYVGFDAEQTGGGLSGGVATSAYLSARYESRREITDFSLRDFLMGNTELNPLQTEASQDEATISPDLLSRVVKDLKLEPLLDLPVSFLSNGQGRRARIARALLTKPEVLLLDEPFMGLDPPTVSSLSPLLHSLAERASPRLVLSARPQDPVPDWITHLIYLRTDCQVGSMGPKEEVLDGLKKYVRGVRKGGLTEDEKLPLHSLVDIGRVLPSNASTEASGNLGEASYKELEPINPKAEPLVEMNGCKVQYRGKIALGNWTQQTTDGSKDGLIWTVRRGERWGIFGPNGSGKTTIVSLLCSDHPQSYSLPVKLFGRSRLLEPGTGQRPLTFWDIQSRIGHSSPEVHQHMPRNLTVRQVIENAWSETFRARPKLDSEAKEKVEAALRWFAPELHPGYSSASHENLSWADDYMFGGLSFSAQRVALFVRSMIKSPDIVVLDEAFSGMDDAVRDKCTLFLEEGEARTYRGEEIIESDASKSGQVKIPGLSDQQALICIAHVKEEVPDCVREWLCLPEANTGRAARFGRLDGPLRTDEKRWHEVWGF comes from the coding sequence ATGAGGCCAATTCCAACTCGTCCTCCGATCATTCGGATTGCCAATGGCACATTCTATCGCCATCATCCAaattcagcatcatcacgtCCAAACCCACCTCTCTTTAGTGACTTGAGCTTTGAGTTGGCTTCTACATCAAACGCACCTCGAAATTGGTGCATTGTAGGCCCGTCTCTGTCTGGCAAGACAACGTTTCTTCAGGCTTTGAGGGGTAGGTTTCTCTGCGAACCACCTATCGCGAGATCATATCCCTACCTTTCTACTGAGGAAGTACCCAAGCGGTTACGAACGCCGCAAAAGGCAATTGAGTACGTGGGTTTCGATGCTGAGCAGACTGGAGGAGGGCTCAGTGGCGGTGTTGCAACGAGTGCATATCTCTCCGCGCGATATGAGTCGCGGCGCGAGATTACGGATTTCTCACTAAGGGATTTCCTCATGGGCAACACAGAGCTTAATCCCCTGCAGACGGAAGCCAGCCAGGATGAGGCTACTATATCGCCGGATCTTCTTTCTCGAGTCGTCAAGGACTTGAAGCTTGAGCCCCTGCTAGATCTTCCTGTCTCGTTTCTTAGTAACGGACAAGGTCGAAGGGCACGTATCGCTCGTGCGCTTCTCACCAAGCCTGAAGTTCTCTTACTTGATGAGCCTTTCATGGGGTTAGACCCGCCTACAGTCTCAAGTTTAAGCCCATTACTACACTCGCTGGCTGAGAGAGCAAGCCCGCGTCTTGTTCTTAGTGCACGACCACAGGATCCTGTCCCTGACTGGATCACTCacctaatatatttaagaacaGACTGCCAAGTGGGGTCCATGGGGCCTAAGGAGGAAGTTCTTGACGGCCTTAAGAAGTACGTCCGTGGAGTCCGAAAGGGTGGACTtacagaagatgagaagctaCCGCTACATTCACTTGTTGATATCGGTCGTGTACTACCATCGAATGCTTCTACGGAAGCCTCCGGTAACCTAGGGGAAGCATCATACAAGGAGCTTGAGCCGATAAATCCCAAAGCAGAGCcccttgttgagatgaatggCTGCAAAGTTCAGTATCGTGGGAAAATTGCACTCGGAAACTGGACACAGCAAACCACTGACGGTTCTAAAGACGGCTTGATATGGACAGTTCGACGTGGTGAGCGTTGGGGAATTTTTGGTCCCAACGGTTCTGGGAAAACAACCATAGTGTCTTTGCTCTGCTCGGATCATCCTCAGTCTTACTCCCTTCCCGTCAAGCTATTCGGGCGATCTCGTCTTCTTGAACCTGGTACAGGGCAGCGACCACTTACATTCTGGGATATCCAGTCCAGAATTGGACACTCGAGTCCTGAAGTTCATCAGCACATGCCTCGAAACTTGACGGTGCGCCAGGTGATTGAAAATGCTTGGTCAGAAACATTTCGAGCGAGACCGAAGCTAGACAGCGAAGCCaaagagaaggttgaggcgGCTCTTCGCTGGTTTGCTCCTGAACTACATCCAGGCTATTCTTCAGCGTCGCACGAGAACCTCTCATGGGCGGATGATTACATGTTTGGTGGTCTGTCTTTCAGCGCACAGCGTGTCGCGCTCTTCGTTAGATCCATGATCAAGAGCCCAGATATTGtagttcttgatgaagctttCAGTGGCATGGATGATGCAGTACGAGACAAGTGCACGCTGTTCCTTGAAGAAGGTGAGGCCAGAACATATCGAGGCGAAGAGATCATCGAGAGTGACGCCTCCAAGTCTGGTCAGGTCAAGATCCCAGGTCTTTCTGACCAGCAAGCACTAATCTGCATTGCCCATGTGAAGGAGGAGGTGCCAGACTGTGTAAGAGAGTGGCTGTGTCTTCCTGAGGCCAACACGGGACGGGCAGCAAGATTTGGAAGACTTGATGGGCCATTGAGAACTGACGAGAAGAGATGGCATGAGGTATGGGGTTTCTAA
- a CDS encoding hypothetical protein (EggNog:ENOG41~BUSCO:EOG092654XA), translating into MSQAMRIVPGNSNAQTYTHISHTSSAPSAPGIHDTLRHGVGASPFDSKSTPASAHPLEARLKNWEATQEALKMETLRRTYGMAEPIRRGMELKIVQNGEWRPMALGNGLPSVHEDILRGRDATITWEDVFTGDETRAVAGFHDEMEKKLKIQ; encoded by the exons ATG TCTCAAGCAATGCGTATCGTCCCCGGCAATTCCAACGCCCAGACCTACACTCACATCTCGCACACGTCCTCCGCCCCCTCCGCCCCAGGCATCCACGATACTCTCCGCCATGGTGTTGGCGCATCCCCCTTCGACTCCAAATCCACTCCCGCCTCTGCTCATCCCCTCGAAGCCCGCCTGAAGAACTGGGAGGCTACTCAGGAGGCTCTCAAGATGGAGACACTTCGACGTACCTATGGCATGGCTGAGCCTATTCGACGTGGCATGGAGCTCAAGATTGTTCAGAACGGCGAGTGGCGGCCCATGGCCCTCGGCAATGGCCTCCCCAGCGTTCACGAAGATATTCTTAGGGGCCGTGATGCTACGATCACCTGGGAGGACGTCTTCACTGGCGATGAGACAAGAGCCGTTGCTGGATTCCACGACGAGATGgaaaagaagctcaagatccagTAA